The following are from one region of the Cynocephalus volans isolate mCynVol1 chromosome 17, mCynVol1.pri, whole genome shotgun sequence genome:
- the TMEM215 gene encoding transmembrane protein 215 — protein MRPDDINPRTGLVVALVSVFLVFGFMFTVSGMKGETLGNIPLLAIGPAICLPGIAAIALARKTEGCTKWPENELLWVRKLPCFRKPKDKEVVELLRTPSDLESGKGSSDALAEKAGLSGKPPPQGQGEVPMATSITTPTPMEERECQSLVQSGHREETSRYLDGYCPSGSSLAYSALEAKCSVWDRSEHPEPEDSIFFVPQDSIIVCSYKQNSPYDRYCCYINQSQGRCDHETIV, from the coding sequence ATGCGGCCTGATGACATTAACCCGAGGACTGGGCTGGTGGTGGCCCTGGTCAGTGTCTTCCTGGTCTTTGGTTTCATGTTCACCGTCTCTGGGATGAAAGGGGAGACTCTGGGAAACATCCCCCTCCTGGCCATCGGGCCAGCCATCTGCCTACCGGGCATCGCAGCCATTGCCCTGGCCAGGAAAACCGAGGGATGCACCAAGTGGCCCGAGAACGAGCTGCTATGGGTCCGCAAGCTGCCCTGCTTCCGGAAACCCAAGGACAAGGAGGTGGTGGAACTGCTGAGGACCCCTTCAGACCTTGAGTCAGGCAAGGGGAGCTCAGATGCGCTGGCTGAGAAGGCTGGCCTCAGCGGGAAGCCTCCCCCACAGGGGCAGGGCGAAGTGCCTATggccacctccatcaccacccccACACCCATGGAGGAAAGAGAATGCCAGAGCTTGGTCCAGAGCGGGCATCGGGAGGAGACGTCCAGATACCTGGATGGCTACTGTCCCTCGGGCAGTTCCCTCGCCTACAGTGCCTTGGAAGCCAAGTGCTCAGTCTGGGACAGATCCGAGCACCCTGAGCCGGAGGACAGCATCTTCTTTGTGCCCCAGGACAGTATCATAGTTTGCTCCTACAAGCAGAACAGCCCGTATGACAGATACTGTTGTTACATCAATCAAAGCCAAGGCAGGTGTGACCACGAGACAATAGTCTAA